One window of Saprospiraceae bacterium genomic DNA carries:
- a CDS encoding gliding motility-associated C-terminal domain-containing protein, with product MISSCYLNRVIAISICSIAFVSQIFATHNRAGEISYTQLSDLSIRAIVTTYTKTSSVSADRDSISIAWGDGSFSNVVRINGNGQILPNNIKKNIYIAEHSYPGRGSYLISVQDPNRVDNILNIDPPNSVNIPFYIQTSVSLLNLLFQYPNHSVQLLQAPIDFACVGKAFTHNPAAYDEDGDSLSFELGIPLMAKGVIVPNYFYPNQIQAGLNNNISLDSRDGTFRWTSPQKAGEYNIVIIVHEYRKGIRISSTMRDMQIFVRNDCQDNQPPFIQTITDTCIVAGTKLEIPVFAFDPDSLNPKSKIKIEANGAAFYTDPPAQIDQHNQFQNSPIRATLRWQTTCNQVRKEYYFIVLKATDNYLDTTGLAYLHTIRIKVVGPAPENLSSKPEQNSIRLQWQKPYDCETFDDIFRGFSVWRKEQSTILVHDTCHPGLPTNLYTQIAYLTKNAQGNQYYYVDSLVQKSKFYCYRVLGEFAKINASGYPVNFESSLHSNETCNSLAIENPVLLNADVQRTDSLSGQVNVKWLKPDPVAFDTMRNSGPYLIAIEHKIANANWINIPESVKSYNFFNTNWDTLFLHQNINTKTYQHNYRVQLLPANQSDHRSDSAQTIYLTLQPNDKSIQLNWFAKTPWTNYKYIILRLNENTQAFDSIGTTSLNTYTDNQLQNQKLYCYKIKAYGTYGILTIEQPLLNHSNEQCAVPEDKKPPCCPILKVVGPCNQELHQETISNKLSWTNPNLSCTDHDALGYRIYYYIDSKKVLLAEINNINTLEFEHALTDIIPNCYGISSFDSLNNECTLIDTVCVQYCPIYKLPNTFTPNQDGSNDIFKPYPFRFVDKIEFKLINRWGKQVFETTDPKINWDGKDESGNPLPDGVYYYSCIVYYSGFQANLKAKDQLTGFIELLRGKPN from the coding sequence ATGATATCCAGTTGCTATTTAAATCGGGTCATTGCAATAAGTATTTGTAGCATAGCTTTCGTAAGTCAAATTTTTGCAACGCACAACAGAGCCGGCGAAATTTCGTATACTCAATTGTCCGATTTAAGCATTCGGGCCATCGTCACCACCTATACGAAAACAAGCAGCGTTTCTGCAGACAGAGATAGTATTTCAATTGCTTGGGGAGATGGAAGCTTTTCAAATGTGGTAAGAATAAATGGTAACGGTCAAATCTTACCAAATAATATTAAAAAGAATATATACATCGCAGAACACAGCTACCCTGGGCGTGGTAGTTATCTGATCAGTGTTCAGGATCCAAATCGGGTTGATAACATCCTTAATATAGACCCACCCAATAGCGTTAATATTCCATTTTATATCCAAACCAGTGTCAGCTTATTAAATCTATTATTCCAATATCCCAATCATTCTGTTCAACTGTTACAAGCGCCTATAGATTTTGCTTGTGTTGGCAAAGCGTTTACTCACAATCCTGCTGCTTACGACGAAGATGGAGATAGCCTAAGTTTTGAATTAGGAATTCCACTAATGGCTAAAGGTGTCATCGTTCCAAATTATTTTTATCCAAATCAAATTCAAGCTGGACTCAACAATAATATCAGCTTAGATTCAAGAGATGGTACATTTAGATGGACCTCCCCGCAAAAAGCTGGAGAATATAATATTGTAATCATTGTGCATGAATATCGGAAAGGAATAAGAATTAGCAGTACCATGCGGGATATGCAAATTTTTGTCAGGAATGATTGCCAGGACAATCAACCCCCATTCATTCAAACAATAACAGATACGTGTATTGTTGCTGGGACAAAACTGGAAATTCCGGTTTTTGCATTCGATCCTGATAGTTTAAATCCAAAGTCCAAAATAAAAATTGAAGCAAACGGGGCCGCCTTTTATACAGATCCACCTGCACAAATTGACCAACACAATCAGTTTCAAAATTCCCCTATTCGAGCAACACTACGTTGGCAAACAACTTGTAACCAAGTTAGAAAAGAATATTATTTTATTGTACTTAAAGCAACTGACAACTATCTTGATACTACTGGTTTAGCATATTTGCACACCATTCGTATTAAAGTGGTTGGACCTGCTCCGGAAAATTTAAGCTCTAAACCTGAACAAAATTCAATCCGACTTCAATGGCAAAAACCCTACGACTGTGAAACCTTTGACGATATTTTTCGCGGATTTTCGGTTTGGAGAAAGGAACAGTCTACCATTTTAGTACATGACACATGTCATCCGGGACTGCCAACTAATTTATATACACAAATAGCATATCTTACAAAAAATGCACAAGGCAATCAATATTACTATGTCGACAGTCTGGTTCAAAAATCCAAATTTTACTGTTATAGAGTCTTAGGAGAATTTGCAAAAATCAATGCATCAGGCTATCCCGTAAATTTCGAAAGTAGCTTGCATTCAAATGAAACGTGCAATTCACTTGCGATTGAAAATCCCGTTTTGTTGAATGCTGATGTTCAACGAACAGATAGCCTAAGCGGGCAAGTAAACGTTAAATGGTTAAAACCAGATCCCGTTGCTTTTGATACCATGCGCAATTCTGGACCTTACTTGATAGCAATTGAACACAAAATTGCCAATGCAAACTGGATTAACATACCTGAAAGTGTAAAATCTTACAATTTTTTTAATACCAATTGGGATACCTTGTTTCTACATCAAAATATTAACACAAAAACCTATCAACACAATTACAGAGTGCAATTGTTACCTGCAAATCAATCAGATCATCGATCTGACTCTGCTCAAACAATTTATCTGACTTTACAACCTAATGACAAGTCTATTCAATTAAATTGGTTTGCTAAAACCCCTTGGACCAATTATAAATATATAATACTTCGATTAAATGAAAATACACAAGCTTTTGATTCAATAGGAACTACCAGTTTAAATACCTATACAGATAATCAGTTGCAGAATCAAAAATTATATTGTTACAAAATTAAAGCATATGGTACCTATGGAATTCTTACTATTGAACAACCACTTTTAAATCATTCCAACGAGCAATGTGCTGTGCCTGAAGACAAAAAACCTCCTTGTTGCCCTATTCTAAAGGTTGTTGGTCCTTGTAATCAAGAGTTACATCAAGAAACAATTTCAAATAAATTAAGTTGGACAAATCCAAATCTGTCGTGTACTGACCATGATGCTTTAGGATATCGTATTTATTATTATATTGATTCTAAAAAAGTATTGCTTGCAGAAATTAATAATATAAATACTTTAGAATTCGAACATGCATTAACTGATATTATACCCAACTGTTATGGAATTAGTTCTTTTGATTCATTAAACAATGAATGTACTCTAATTGATACGGTTTGTGTTCAATATTGTCCTATCTATAAACTACCAAATACATTTACACCAAACCAAGATGGGTCAAATGACATTTTCAAACCATACCCTTTTCGATTTGTGGATAAAATTGAATTTAAGCTAATCAATCGTTGGGGCAAACAAGTTTTCGAAACCACAGATCCTAAAATAAACTGGGATGGAAAAGATGAATCTGGAAATCCCCTACCAGATGGGGTGTATTATTATTCCTGCATAGTTTATTATTCAGGTTTTCAAGCAAACTTAAAAGCCAAGGACCAATTAACAGGATTTATTGAATTATTAAGAGGCAAACCTAATTAA
- a CDS encoding riboflavin synthase, producing MFTGIIESLGCIKSIRRDKGNLQIEITSALSKSLKIDQSVAHDGVCLTVIKKFKTSHIVTVVSETLQKTNLSKLKVGGLINLERALHLNSRLDGHLVSGHVDCTSKLLKIKKLPGSTELEFELKKEFENLIISKGSITINGISLTVSKLKSKSFKVVIIPYTWDHTNLKHLEKGALANIEFDLIGKYILRSKRI from the coding sequence ATGTTTACAGGAATCATTGAATCTCTAGGCTGCATTAAATCAATACGAAGAGACAAGGGCAATCTTCAGATCGAAATAACCAGTGCGCTATCAAAGTCACTTAAAATCGATCAAAGTGTCGCTCATGATGGGGTATGTCTTACAGTCATTAAAAAATTTAAAACAAGCCATATTGTAACTGTTGTAAGTGAAACCTTGCAAAAAACCAATTTATCTAAATTGAAAGTAGGTGGATTGATAAACCTAGAAAGGGCATTGCATTTAAACAGCAGATTAGATGGGCATTTAGTTTCAGGACATGTAGATTGTACGTCAAAGCTTTTAAAAATAAAAAAACTGCCAGGTAGCACCGAACTTGAATTCGAACTAAAAAAAGAATTTGAGAATTTGATTATTTCGAAAGGCTCCATTACGATCAATGGAATCAGCTTAACGGTTTCAAAATTAAAAAGCAAGTCCTTTAAAGTTGTAATCATACCATATACCTGGGATCATACCAATTTAAAACATCTAGAAAAGGGTGCTCTGGCAAATATTGAATTTGATCTTATTGGTAAATATATACTACGCTCCAAGCGAATTTAA
- the rplL gene encoding 50S ribosomal protein L7/L12: MVDVNALADQLVNLTIKEVNDLASVLKDKYGIEPAAAAVAVAAPAGGGAAAAAAAEKTEFDVILKSGGANKLNVIKEVKNLLNLGLKEAKDLVDGAPSTLKQAVSKEEANSLKDTLTAAGAEIEVK, translated from the coding sequence ATGGTAGATGTAAATGCTTTAGCAGATCAGTTAGTAAACCTTACTATTAAAGAAGTAAATGATCTGGCTTCTGTATTAAAGGACAAGTACGGTATTGAACCGGCTGCTGCTGCTGTTGCTGTTGCTGCACCTGCTGGTGGTGGCGCTGCTGCTGCTGCTGCTGCAGAAAAAACTGAATTTGATGTAATCCTCAAATCAGGCGGTGCAAATAAACTTAACGTAATTAAAGAAGTTAAAAACTTATTGAATTTAGGTCTTAAAGAAGCAAAAGACCTGGTTGATGGAGCTCCTTCAACTTTAAAGCAAGCTGTATCAAAAGAAGAAGCAAATTCTTTGAAAGATACCTTGACTGCTGCTGGTGCTGAAATTGAAGTAAAATAA
- a CDS encoding 50S ribosomal protein L10, with the protein MTKEDKSVAIQELKEKFAKAQFFYVTDSSTLTVEKINQFRRKCFEQGIEMRVVKNTLAVKALQSLEAERGFAPLFSAFEGPSSVLFTENAASPARIIKEFREHSERPLLKAAYIDSAVFTGDDQLKVLVALKTKEELIGDIIFILKSPATNVIGALKSGGQKIAGIVKALEERASA; encoded by the coding sequence ATGACGAAAGAAGATAAATCAGTAGCAATTCAGGAACTAAAAGAAAAATTTGCCAAAGCGCAGTTTTTTTATGTAACGGATTCTTCCACCCTGACTGTTGAAAAAATCAACCAGTTTCGGAGAAAGTGTTTTGAACAAGGCATTGAAATGCGAGTAGTAAAAAACACACTCGCTGTTAAAGCACTTCAAAGCTTGGAAGCAGAACGCGGATTTGCACCATTATTCAGTGCTTTTGAAGGACCATCTTCTGTTTTATTTACAGAAAATGCAGCTTCTCCTGCACGAATCATTAAAGAATTTCGTGAACATTCGGAGAGACCACTTTTAAAAGCTGCATACATTGATTCAGCTGTTTTTACCGGAGACGATCAATTAAAAGTGTTGGTTGCTCTAAAAACAAAAGAGGAATTAATCGGAGATATCATATTCATTTTGAAATCACCTGCAACCAATGTCATTGGTGCTTTGAAATCTGGCGGACAAAAAATTGCCGGTATCGTAAAAGCGCTAGAAGAACGTGCAAGTGCTTGA
- a CDS encoding 50S ribosomal protein L1: MGQLTKKRKQINGKVDPKKLYNIDDACALVKEVNTTKFDASVDLHIRLGVDPRKPDQAIRGTVTLPNGTGKTKRVLVLCTPDKEAEAKAAGADYVGLDEYIQKIEGGWTDIDIIVAMPTVMAKLGKIGKILGPRGLMPNPKTGTVTMDLAGAINDVKGGKIAFRVDKFGIIHASIGRVSFTPQKLKENSNELLQAINKLKPSSAKGAYFRSISMASTMSPGIAIDTREVH, translated from the coding sequence ATGGGACAATTAACTAAGAAAAGAAAACAGATTAACGGGAAAGTAGATCCTAAAAAACTCTACAACATTGATGATGCTTGTGCATTAGTCAAAGAAGTCAATACCACCAAATTTGATGCATCCGTTGATTTACACATTCGTTTGGGGGTAGATCCTCGTAAACCAGATCAAGCGATTCGTGGCACGGTCACCCTTCCAAATGGTACCGGTAAAACGAAGCGAGTTTTAGTTCTCTGCACACCTGATAAAGAAGCAGAAGCAAAAGCGGCTGGAGCAGATTATGTTGGTTTGGATGAGTACATTCAGAAAATAGAAGGGGGATGGACCGATATTGATATCATCGTAGCAATGCCTACTGTGATGGCTAAACTTGGTAAAATCGGTAAGATATTAGGTCCAAGAGGATTGATGCCTAATCCAAAAACCGGAACTGTTACAATGGATTTAGCTGGTGCAATCAATGATGTTAAGGGAGGTAAAATTGCTTTCCGTGTTGATAAATTTGGTATTATCCATGCATCGATTGGACGGGTATCTTTTACACCTCAAAAGTTAAAAGAAAATAGTAACGAATTACTTCAAGCTATTAATAAGTTAAAACCATCTTCCGCAAAAGGTGCTTATTTTAGGAGTATCTCTATGGCTTCAACCATGAGTCCTGGAATTGCCATTGACACCAGAGAGGTTCATTAA
- the rplK gene encoding 50S ribosomal protein L11: protein MAKEIEGFIKLQVKGGQANPAPPVGPALGSKGVNIMEFCKRFNAKTQDQPGKLLPVVITLFKDKSFDFVVKSPPAAIQLLEAAKQEGGSPEPTRKKVGSVSWEQLEAIAKDKMVDLNAFTMESAMKMVAGTARSMGLTVSGSAPWQN from the coding sequence ATGGCTAAAGAAATTGAGGGTTTTATAAAGTTACAAGTAAAAGGCGGACAAGCAAATCCAGCACCTCCGGTAGGACCTGCGTTGGGTTCCAAAGGAGTTAATATCATGGAGTTTTGCAAACGCTTTAATGCAAAAACACAAGATCAACCTGGCAAATTATTGCCTGTGGTTATTACTTTGTTTAAAGACAAATCATTTGATTTTGTTGTTAAATCACCTCCTGCTGCAATTCAATTATTAGAAGCAGCTAAACAGGAAGGTGGTTCACCGGAACCTACCCGTAAAAAAGTAGGATCTGTAAGTTGGGAACAGCTTGAAGCAATTGCAAAAGACAAAATGGTTGATTTAAATGCTTTTACAATGGAATCAGCCATGAAAATGGTTGCCGGAACTGCCAGAAGCATGGGATTGACGGTATCTGGTTCAGCTCCTTGGCAAAACTAA
- the nusG gene encoding transcription termination/antitermination factor NusG, translated as MSNDKRWYSLRVISGKEKKIRERLELEVNRSGWTEIISQVIVPSEKVYKIRNGKKVIMERNILPGYLLVEALPSKLSGEIVQHITNMPDIIHFLGKNNPIPMTQVEANRMLGKVDESQEVGETMIEPFIIGETIKIIDGPFNDFVGDIKEVNEEKKKVKVIVKIFGRGTEVELNFMQVEKTN; from the coding sequence ATGAGCAACGATAAAAGGTGGTATTCCTTGCGGGTAATAAGCGGAAAAGAAAAGAAAATTCGCGAACGTTTAGAACTAGAAGTAAACCGTTCCGGATGGACTGAAATCATTTCGCAGGTAATAGTACCTTCGGAAAAAGTGTATAAGATCAGAAATGGCAAGAAAGTAATTATGGAACGCAATATTCTACCTGGCTATTTGTTGGTAGAAGCATTGCCTTCTAAATTAAGTGGTGAAATTGTTCAGCACATTACAAACATGCCAGATATTATTCATTTTCTTGGAAAGAATAATCCGATTCCAATGACTCAGGTTGAAGCCAACAGGATGCTAGGAAAAGTAGATGAATCTCAAGAAGTTGGAGAAACTATGATCGAACCATTTATCATTGGAGAAACAATCAAAATCATTGATGGTCCTTTCAATGATTTTGTTGGGGACATCAAAGAAGTAAATGAAGAAAAAAAGAAAGTAAAAGTAATAGTAAAAATATTCGGACGAGGTACAGAAGTCGAATTGAATTTTATGCAAGTTGAAAAAACGAATTAA
- the secE gene encoding preprotein translocase subunit SecE encodes MDKILLYLKESYNELMEKVSWPTSQNLVDSAKVVVVSALMLAVVVFAMDFVVNQILSFIYSL; translated from the coding sequence ATGGATAAAATCTTATTGTATTTAAAAGAGAGTTACAATGAGCTAATGGAAAAAGTTTCCTGGCCCACAAGTCAAAACCTGGTAGATTCTGCTAAGGTAGTTGTGGTATCAGCACTTATGTTAGCCGTAGTTGTCTTTGCAATGGACTTTGTAGTAAACCAGATTCTGAGTTTTATCTACAGTTTATAA
- the tuf gene encoding elongation factor Tu, which produces MAKETFNRSKPHVNIGTIGHVDHGKTTLTSAITSVLAEQGLAQKKDYDSIDNAPEEKERGITINTAHVEYETKNRHYAHVDCPGHADYVKNMVTGAAQMDGAILVVAATDGPMPQTREHILLARQVGVPRIVVFMNKVDLVDDPEMLDLVEMEVRELLDKYEYKGDISVIKGSALKALEGEASGKQAIYDLMDAVDKEIPEPVRLVDQPFLMPVEDVFSITGRGTVATGRIERGVIKVGENVEIIGMMPAGTKPLTSTCTGVEMFRKLLDRGEAGDNAGILLRGIEKDDIRRGMVICAPNSVKPHMKFKCEVYVLSKDEGGRHTPFFKGYRPQFYFRTTDVTGECLLPEGVEMVMPGDNISLDVTLINPIAMEKGLRFAIREGGRTVGAGQVTEILD; this is translated from the coding sequence ATGGCAAAGGAAACATTTAATCGGTCGAAGCCTCACGTCAACATAGGAACCATCGGTCACGTTGACCACGGTAAAACAACATTGACTTCGGCTATAACATCCGTTCTGGCAGAACAAGGATTGGCTCAGAAAAAAGATTATGACTCAATCGACAACGCTCCAGAAGAAAAGGAGAGAGGTATTACCATTAATACTGCACACGTTGAGTACGAAACAAAAAACAGACACTATGCACACGTAGATTGTCCGGGTCACGCGGATTATGTTAAAAACATGGTTACGGGTGCTGCTCAAATGGACGGTGCGATTTTGGTGGTTGCTGCAACAGATGGTCCTATGCCACAAACCCGTGAGCACATTCTGTTAGCTCGTCAGGTAGGTGTACCTAGAATTGTGGTTTTTATGAATAAAGTGGACTTAGTAGATGATCCGGAGATGTTGGATTTAGTAGAAATGGAAGTACGCGAGTTATTAGATAAATACGAGTATAAAGGAGATATTTCTGTTATTAAAGGTTCGGCTTTAAAAGCATTGGAAGGAGAAGCATCCGGAAAACAAGCAATCTATGATTTAATGGATGCAGTAGATAAAGAAATTCCTGAGCCTGTGCGTTTGGTTGATCAACCATTTTTGATGCCTGTTGAAGACGTGTTTTCTATCACAGGTCGTGGTACTGTTGCCACTGGAAGAATTGAAAGAGGTGTTATTAAAGTAGGTGAAAACGTAGAAATTATCGGTATGATGCCTGCAGGTACTAAACCGTTAACTTCAACTTGTACAGGGGTGGAAATGTTCCGTAAATTATTGGATCGTGGAGAAGCAGGAGATAACGCAGGTATTTTATTAAGAGGTATAGAAAAAGATGATATCAGAAGAGGAATGGTTATTTGTGCTCCAAATTCAGTTAAGCCTCACATGAAATTTAAATGTGAAGTGTACGTATTATCAAAAGATGAAGGAGGGCGCCATACACCATTCTTTAAAGGTTACAGACCTCAGTTCTATTTTAGAACCACGGACGTAACTGGAGAATGTTTACTACCTGAAGGTGTAGAAATGGTTATGCCTGGTGATAATATTTCTTTGGATGTTACTTTAATTAACCCAATTGCGATGGAGAAAGGTCTTCGTTTTGCAATCAGGGAAGGTGGCCGTACCGTTGGTGCAGGTCAGGTAACAGAAATATTGGATTAA
- the raiA gene encoding ribosome-associated translation inhibitor RaiA yields the protein MVTTIQSIHFNADEKLINLIEGKLNRLTHYLQDKVLETKVILRLEQVGRIQDKVVEVIINLPGQPVVAKCTRKSFEEALLQVIASLKKQLLRYKEKIQQKHS from the coding sequence ATGGTCACTACAATTCAATCAATCCACTTTAACGCAGATGAAAAATTGATAAACCTTATAGAAGGTAAGTTGAATCGATTAACCCATTATCTTCAAGATAAAGTGTTGGAAACCAAAGTAATTCTTAGATTAGAACAAGTGGGTCGTATTCAAGATAAGGTGGTAGAAGTAATCATTAATTTACCAGGACAACCCGTTGTAGCAAAATGTACAAGAAAGAGTTTTGAAGAAGCACTTTTGCAAGTAATAGCCAGTTTAAAAAAGCAGTTGCTACGTTATAAAGAAAAAATTCAGCAAAAACACAGCTAA
- a CDS encoding tyrosine-type recombinase/integrase, with amino-acid sequence MDKLELFSRYLHTQKKYSIHTIEAYSLDLKQFKEFLALQYELDLNQIFDILHVRSWMASMGKAGLDNRSIRRKLSSLKHFCKFLMRRKLLLENPMIKLISPKIKKRLPVVLREQDLNRHPQTDFNGLDYKECLKETIVWTFYGLGLRRNELIELKLSDVHFKGAQLKVLGKGNKERILPFGNELAEIFLRYLEVRSLFKIPETEYFFVLPNGKKLYPKMVYLLVNNWLKDKTSISKKSPHVLRHSFATHISNQGADIYAVKELLGHSSLAATQIYTHNSIEQLKNAYRLAHPRADK; translated from the coding sequence ATGGATAAGTTGGAATTATTTTCGCGTTATCTTCATACGCAAAAGAAGTACTCAATTCATACAATTGAGGCATACTCCCTTGATTTAAAGCAATTTAAAGAATTTCTAGCCCTTCAATACGAGCTAGATCTTAATCAGATTTTTGACATCTTGCATGTTAGGAGTTGGATGGCTTCAATGGGCAAAGCCGGTCTTGATAATCGGTCCATACGTAGAAAGCTTTCCAGTTTGAAGCATTTTTGTAAGTTTTTAATGCGGCGTAAGCTTTTGCTCGAAAACCCGATGATCAAGTTAATCAGCCCAAAAATTAAAAAGCGATTGCCGGTCGTATTGCGTGAGCAAGATCTAAACCGGCATCCCCAAACTGATTTCAACGGACTTGATTATAAAGAATGCTTGAAGGAAACCATTGTTTGGACCTTTTACGGATTGGGCTTAAGACGGAATGAATTGATTGAACTGAAGTTAAGCGATGTCCATTTTAAGGGAGCTCAGCTCAAAGTTTTAGGAAAAGGAAATAAAGAACGAATTCTTCCCTTTGGAAATGAACTAGCGGAAATTTTTCTGCGTTATTTAGAAGTGAGGAGTTTGTTCAAAATACCTGAAACTGAATATTTCTTTGTATTGCCAAACGGTAAAAAACTATATCCAAAAATGGTTTACTTGCTGGTAAACAATTGGTTAAAAGACAAAACCAGCATTTCGAAAAAAAGTCCGCATGTATTGCGACACAGTTTTGCTACCCACATCTCAAATCAAGGAGCGGATATTTATGCTGTAAAAGAACTTTTAGGACATTCTTCTTTGGCGGCAACGCAGATTTATACACACAATTCGATTGAACAACTTAAAAATGCATATCGCCTGGCTCATCCGCGAGCCGACAAATAA
- a CDS encoding 30S ribosomal protein S21, which yields MLIIDVKDVESIDRALKKYKKKFEQSQTLRQLRSRKHFTKPSVERRSEILKAMYRQDYISKNV from the coding sequence ATGTTGATAATTGACGTCAAAGACGTAGAATCCATTGACCGGGCTCTTAAGAAATACAAAAAGAAGTTTGAACAATCACAAACTTTAAGACAATTAAGAAGCCGTAAGCATTTTACCAAACCTTCAGTGGAAAGACGTTCTGAAATTCTCAAAGCGATGTATCGCCAGGATTACATTTCAAAGAACGTATAA
- a CDS encoding SusD/RagB family nutrient-binding outer membrane lipoprotein, translating into MNLFKNKHILATIFFLSIFISSCDNYLDVNVDPNQSATSDINLQLSSGQLYTAIGFGERIFPIIGIWAQYHTGGPGVSLGDPDQHILSSSEGNQIFRSVYRAANNFNYIIKNAPEEKFYVAIAKIMKVYGIQTCVDLFGDIPYTEALKGDISDGSILHPKYDNAKDVIYPALAAELIEAAKILHDGGSFRKPGADDLVYGGDLAKWEQFANSLLLKLYLRQGATQKVKDLVAADPPFISANADAAKVDFPGGSTGSNPFWTAARSTALGNFYVATTTTLDYLESTNDPRIDYFYDRNDAGDHKGINPGDVENAPTSSATLSKPAGALKKEGGLIFSPTAPVVFMTAWETHLLLAEAAVLGAAGDAKASYEAAVKANFAALGVTAGADATYLAGKGAYDAANPMKSIGLQKWVCMNGTQPIESWIETRRMDNAGNPIFTSAGGGIQKPNQKCFR; encoded by the coding sequence ATGAATTTATTTAAAAACAAACATATACTTGCGACTATATTTTTTCTGAGTATATTTATTTCATCTTGTGACAATTATCTGGATGTCAATGTTGACCCAAATCAATCGGCAACATCTGATATCAATTTACAATTGAGTTCCGGACAATTATACACTGCTATTGGTTTTGGAGAACGCATATTTCCAATTATTGGAATTTGGGCCCAATACCATACAGGTGGACCTGGTGTATCCTTAGGCGATCCGGATCAACATATACTTTCATCTTCAGAAGGAAATCAAATATTTCGTTCTGTTTATCGGGCAGCAAATAATTTTAATTACATCATTAAAAATGCGCCTGAAGAAAAGTTTTATGTTGCCATTGCTAAAATCATGAAAGTGTATGGCATCCAGACTTGTGTGGATTTATTTGGAGACATTCCTTATACTGAAGCATTGAAAGGAGACATTTCAGATGGCTCTATCTTGCATCCAAAATACGATAATGCAAAGGATGTAATTTATCCAGCATTGGCAGCAGAATTAATTGAAGCTGCTAAAATATTACACGATGGAGGTTCTTTTAGAAAACCAGGTGCTGATGATTTGGTGTATGGAGGAGATTTGGCCAAATGGGAACAATTTGCAAATTCCTTATTGCTTAAATTGTATTTAAGACAAGGTGCTACTCAGAAAGTAAAAGATTTGGTAGCAGCAGATCCACCTTTCATTAGTGCCAATGCAGATGCAGCTAAGGTTGATTTCCCTGGAGGTTCTACAGGTAGCAATCCATTTTGGACAGCTGCAAGAAGTACCGCTTTGGGTAATTTTTATGTTGCCACTACAACTACTTTGGATTATTTGGAAAGTACCAACGATCCAAGAATTGATTATTTCTACGATCGCAACGATGCAGGTGACCATAAGGGAATTAATCCTGGAGATGTAGAAAACGCTCCAACAAGTTCTGCAACATTGTCAAAACCTGCAGGTGCTTTGAAAAAAGAAGGTGGATTAATTTTCAGTCCAACTGCACCCGTAGTTTTTATGACTGCATGGGAAACACATTTATTATTGGCTGAAGCTGCAGTATTAGGAGCTGCCGGCGATGCGAAAGCATCTTATGAAGCAGCAGTTAAAGCAAATTTTGCAGCTTTAGGTGTTACAGCTGGAGCAGATGCTACTTATTTAGCAGGTAAAGGTGCTTACGATGCAGCCAATCCAATGAAATCCATCGGGTTGCAAAAATGGGTTTGCATGAACGGAACACAACCAATTGAATCCTGGATTGAAACCAGAAGAATGGATAATGCAGGAAATCCAATATTTACAAGCGCAGGAGGGGGTATTCAAAAGCCCAACCAAAAATGCTTTAGGTAA